A single region of the Lawsonibacter asaccharolyticus genome encodes:
- a CDS encoding ATPase/histidine kinase/DNA gyrase B/HSP90 domain — protein sequence MVTLVTVAPFAMLHILDRFHWLRASTVSVLGILAVMGLVVGITATLFSRQFNRMVSGLTRGLKAVADGDFSQYLEPEEGGPLQPAYEDFNKMSKELQSIQTLRSDFINHFSHEFKTPITAIKGFAELLREPDTTPEEREQYLQIILDESSHLADLANSTLLLTRLESQQFIAEKRPYPWTNRSSGAPSSSPPPGRKSRSPLPPAWSRRSS from the coding sequence GTGGTCACACTGGTGACAGTGGCCCCCTTTGCGATGCTCCACATTCTGGACCGGTTCCACTGGCTCCGGGCATCCACGGTCTCGGTGCTCGGAATTCTCGCGGTGATGGGGCTGGTGGTGGGGATCACCGCCACGCTGTTCAGCCGCCAATTCAACCGAATGGTGTCCGGCCTGACCCGGGGCTTAAAGGCAGTGGCAGACGGGGATTTTTCCCAGTATCTGGAGCCGGAGGAGGGCGGCCCCCTCCAGCCTGCCTATGAGGATTTCAACAAGATGTCCAAAGAGCTGCAGAGCATCCAGACCCTGCGCTCCGACTTCATCAACCACTTCTCCCACGAATTCAAGACCCCTATCACCGCTATCAAAGGCTTTGCGGAGCTCCTGCGGGAGCCGGACACCACCCCGGAGGAGCGTGAACAGTATCTCCAGATCATTCTGGATGAGTCCTCCCACCTGGCCGACCTGGCCAACAGCACCCTGCTCCTCACCCGGCTGGAGTCCCAGCAGTTTATTGCTGAGAAGCGCCCCTACCCCTGGACGAACAGATCAAGCGGTGCGCCATCCTCCTCTCCCCCTCCTGGGAGAAAAAGCAGATCTCCTTTACCGCCAGCCTGGAGCCGGCGGAGTTCGTAG